In the genome of Geotrypetes seraphini chromosome 14, aGeoSer1.1, whole genome shotgun sequence, one region contains:
- the LOC117348133 gene encoding olfactory receptor 5V1-like: MVIEDINETFVTEIVILGFSNLLGFQKTLFVVFLILYVLALLGNLLIIGIIILEPRLHSPMYFFLTNLSVLDLFCSSTAIPKMLHNLLTEKNTISFSGCMVQLYLFTSFLGTELSLLAVMSLDRFVAICLPMRYPIIMSKRMCVNLAGFVWFTGTFNSIVLTALMFRLSFCGPNVINHFFCEIPPVLKLSCSDTSVIDYATLVADLILGLTCFLLTLVSYICIISSIVKIQSNNKKRKAFSTCASHLNVVAMLYGTVIYTYVRPVLPYSMNDDRIVSVMYTIVSPLLNPLIYTLRNKEVIQAFTKVWKRMF, from the coding sequence ATGGTAATAGAAGACATAAATGAGACATTTGTTACAGAAATTGTCATTCTTGGATTCTCCAATCTACTAGGTTTCCAAAAAACATTGTTTGTTGTATTCCTAATCCTCTACGTGTTGGCCCTACTGGGGAATCTACTCATCATTGGAATCATTATCCTGGAGCCTCGGCTTCATTCTCCAATGTACTTTTTCCTTACTAACCTCTCAGTGTTGGATTTATTTTGCTCATCTACTGCTATTCCCAAGATGTTACATAATCTTCTGACAGAGAAGAATACAATCAGCTTCTCCGGATGTATGGTCCAACTGTACCTCTTCACTTCCTTTTTGGGTACTGAACTTTCGCTCCTTGCGGTAATGAGTTTAGATCGCTTTGTGGCAATATGTCTTCCCATGCGTTATCCTATTATTATGAGCAAAAGAATGTGCGTGAACTTGGCAGGATTTGTGTGGTTCACTGGCACTTTCAATTCCATAGTGCTCACAGCCTTAATGTTTAGGTTATCCTTTTGTGGGCCTAATGTCATCAACCATTTCTTTTGCGAAATCCCGCCTGTATTAAAGCTCTCTTGCTCAGACACCTCTGTGATTGATTATGCAACTCTAGTGGCTGATTTGATATTAGGATTAACTTGTTTTTTGTTGACACTTGTCTCGTACATCTGTATTATATCATCCATTGTGAAAATCCAATCAAATAACAAGAAGAgaaaagccttctccacctgtgcTTCCCATCTTAATGTGGTTGCCATGCTCTACGGTACAGTAATATACACTTATGTTCGACCCGTCTTACCCTACTCAATGAATGATGACAGAATTGTATCGGTGATGTATACAATTGTGTCCCCACTTCTGAACCCTCTAATATACACTCTGAGAAACAAAGAAGTTATACAAGCTTTCACAAAAGTATGGAAGAGAATGTTCTAA